A single Rissa tridactyla isolate bRisTri1 unplaced genomic scaffold, bRisTri1.patW.cur.20221130 scaffold_712, whole genome shotgun sequence DNA region contains:
- the OS9 gene encoding LOW QUALITY PROTEIN: protein OS-9 (The sequence of the model RefSeq protein was modified relative to this genomic sequence to represent the inferred CDS: inserted 2 bases in 1 codon; deleted 2 bases in 2 codons): MAARRGPGPGPALLVVLAVLGPGRPLPGARAALNLQELSELKYGLEILAEPVLAGRWAAEDVVTVASKFKQRYECRLPPAAVRRQPDPAEEAQLYNGSGVAELLRPMAAAPCLVKTKDWWTYEFCYGKHIQQYHVEESEIKGDILFLGYYQSAFDWDDETAKATKQHRLKRYHSQSYVNGSRCDLTGRAREAEVRFVCEEGAGDYIARVDEPQSCSYVLTVHTPRLCRHPFLRPPPAAAPQPILCQPALSPAQYVQYVRAQVSDTKRKVEEISEELRTLDTRLWGERDGETPPRPPPGDTGGSWDATPGDEPDPAKEAAFWERVREVTSKADGQRASARAEEPSPKAAKARKKIHFKVIRSPGDLLRFMEELKESTQKAKEKASEEEEEAAAAAKAPPVPEEPPAGGKEEEEEEEEEEEEDDDGDLLGGLEKELGSVLLPREQVAQLKEEVKTQMEKEFDNIINEVEDELETEGLKGEFDRRQASKSLASTLNRLMDKLEGGAPPKAGGGAEGRRGGRREEEQPRPPLRGGGERGGGRQRAXQRGSPRPSSPPRENLRQVESEVRELLAKEGLRAEGKIEIKIVTAGGGEEEEAQWLSEEDSRSLKEIFFNVLLQGTEEAQRERRRQQALQDNYRFVWGGAREDAPPPPPDSEDPDF, translated from the exons GCGGAGGACGTGGTGACGGTGGCCTCCAAGTTCAAGCAGCGCTACGAGTGccgcctgccccccgccgccgTGCGCCGCCAGCCCGACCCCGCCGAGGAGGCGCAGCTCTACAACGGCTCCGGCGTGGCCGAGCTCCTGCGCCCCATGGCAGCCGCCCCCTGCCTCGTCAAG ACCAAGGACTGGTGGACGTACGAGTTCTGCTACGGGAAGCACATCCAGCAGTACCACGTGGAAG AGTCGGAGATCAAAGGTGACATCCTCTTCCTCGGCTACTACCAGTCGGCGTTCGACTGGGACGACGAGACAGCCAAG gccacCAAGCAGCACCGGCTGAAGCGCTACCACAGCCAGAGCTACGTCAACGGCTCCCGCTGCGACCTCACCGGCCGGGCCAGGGAGGCCGAAGTCCGG TTCGTGTGCGAGGAAGGGGCCGGCGACTACATCGCCCGGGTGGACGAGCCCCAGTCGTGCTCCTACGTGCTGACGGTGCACACCCCCCGCCTCTGCCGGCACCCCTTcctgcgg cccccccccgccgccgccccccagcccATCCTCTGCCAGCCCGCCCTCAGCCCGGCCCAGTACGTCCAGTACGTCCGCGCCCAAGTCT ccgaCACCAAGCGGAAGGTGGAGGAGATCTCGGAGGAGCTGCGGACGTTGGACACGAggctgtggggggagagggacggggagacccccccgcggcccccccccggggacaccgGCGGCTCCTG GGACG cCACACCAGGGGACGAGCCAGACCCTGCCAAGGAGGCAGCGTTTTGGGAGCGAGTGCGTGAGGTGACCAGCAAAGCCGATGGCCAGCGGGCCAGCGCCAGG GCAGAGGAGCCGTCCCCGAAGGCAGCCA AGGCGCGGAAGAAAATCCATTTCAAGGTGATCCGGAGCCCCGGGGACCTGCTGCGGTTCATGGAGGAGCTGAAGGAGAGCACCCAGAAG GCCAAGGAGAAGgcgagcgaggaggaggaggaggcggcggcggcagcgaaGGCTCCCCCTGTCCCTGAGGAGCCCCCGGCAGgcgggaaggaggaagaggaggaggaggaggaggaggaggaggaagacgacGACGGGGACCTCCTGGGGGGCTTGGAGAAGGAGCTGGGGTCGGTGCTGCTGCCGCGGGAGcaggtggcccagctgaaggagGAGGTGAAGACCCAGATGGAGAAGGAGTTCGACAACATCATCAACGAG GTGGAGGACGAGCTGGAGACGGAGGGGCTGAAGGGGGAGTTCGACCGTCGCCAGGCGTCCAAGTCCTTGGCCTCCACCCTCAACCGCCTCATGGACAAGCTGGAGGGGGGGGCCCCCCCCAAAGCCGGCGGGGGGgcggaaggaagaagaggagggaggagggaagaagagcaGCCCCGACCCCCCCTCCGAGGCGGgggtgagcggggcggggggcggcagcgggc gcAGCGGGGGTCGCCCCgtccgtcgtcccccccccgggaGAACCTGCGGCAGGTGGAGAGCGAGGTGCGGGAGCTGCTGGCCAAGGAGGGGCTGCGGGCAGAAG GGAAAATCGAGATCAAGATCGtgacggcgggggggggcgaggaggaggaggcgcagTGGCTGTCGGAGGAGGACAGCAGGAGCCTCAAGGAGATCTTCTTCAACGTGCTG ctgcagggcacggAGGAGGCGCAGCGGGAGCGCCGGCGGCAGCAGGCCCTGCAGGACAACTACCGCTTCGTCtgggggggggcgcgggaggacgcccccccgcccccgcccgacTCAGAGGACCCTGACTTCTga